A genomic segment from Idiomarina piscisalsi encodes:
- a CDS encoding bifunctional acetyl-CoA hydrolase/transferase family protein/GNAT family N-acetyltransferase, with the protein MTTLKINWSNVLKSGQRIFIGSHAAVPTALIDDLIENSKDLHDIEIVQLMTLSNNKWAEPQYQQLFKVNTFFIGGGTIRKAVNEGRADYTPSFISDIPNLFNNGILPLDAALIMVAPGDKYGYHSMGVSVDVVAAAAKSAKTVIAQVNPHMPVTYGQSFLHENQIDYFWEHSSPLPELAPPEHDNSKIIERIGQYISLLVEDGATLQVGIGNICAAALRYLSNHKDLGIHSELITDDVMHLMLKGVINNRKKTFHPNKIVTSFCMGSKALYDFVDHNPHVGFYPSEYVNSPANVARNDKLVAINSAIEVDLTGQIVSDSIGHQFYSGIGGQVDFSRGASLSKGGKPVIALPSTTNDGKVSRIVPFIREGAGVVTTRGHVHYVVTEFGVASLRGKSIRERALELIRVAHPKFRNHLLQEVRKHYWVPHYQQQSPVDVPELGDIGFKKLQINGESFDLRPLYPSDERRLQEFFYSHTKETLQLRYNAVPTSMSREKSCNLVSVDQSKDLALCIVHQKGSAVQIQAVGRYYYIESQNSCEVAFVTREKYQGRGMAGKLLDEMIRIARERGLDSMQAYVLAANKPMLSVFERGGFKRLPSEEPGDVLLKLDLKEGSE; encoded by the coding sequence ATGACAACATTAAAAATAAATTGGTCAAACGTTCTAAAATCGGGTCAGCGCATTTTTATCGGCTCTCATGCGGCCGTACCAACGGCGTTAATTGACGACCTGATAGAGAACTCAAAAGACCTGCACGATATTGAAATTGTGCAGCTTATGACGCTGTCCAACAACAAATGGGCAGAGCCGCAGTATCAGCAACTGTTTAAGGTGAATACGTTTTTTATTGGTGGTGGCACAATTCGCAAAGCTGTTAATGAAGGTCGTGCTGATTACACGCCAAGCTTTATTTCCGACATCCCTAACCTGTTCAATAACGGTATTTTGCCATTAGATGCGGCATTGATCATGGTCGCTCCCGGTGACAAATACGGTTACCACTCGATGGGCGTATCCGTCGATGTGGTGGCGGCTGCTGCTAAGTCAGCGAAAACAGTCATTGCTCAGGTTAACCCGCACATGCCGGTCACTTACGGACAGTCGTTTTTACACGAAAATCAAATTGATTACTTCTGGGAACATTCGTCGCCACTGCCGGAGTTAGCACCGCCAGAGCATGACAACAGTAAAATTATTGAGCGTATTGGTCAGTATATTTCCCTGTTAGTCGAAGACGGTGCTACTTTGCAGGTCGGTATTGGCAATATTTGTGCAGCCGCTTTGAGATACCTCAGTAATCATAAAGATTTAGGCATTCACAGCGAACTGATTACCGACGATGTCATGCACTTAATGTTGAAAGGTGTCATTAATAACCGTAAGAAGACCTTTCACCCGAATAAAATTGTGACCAGTTTCTGCATGGGCTCAAAAGCCCTATACGACTTTGTTGATCATAACCCTCATGTCGGCTTCTACCCGAGTGAGTACGTCAACTCACCCGCTAACGTCGCACGTAACGATAAGTTAGTGGCCATCAACAGCGCTATTGAAGTCGATTTAACCGGACAAATTGTGTCGGACTCTATTGGTCACCAATTTTACAGCGGCATTGGCGGACAAGTCGACTTCAGTCGAGGGGCTTCTTTAAGTAAAGGCGGGAAACCAGTTATTGCTCTCCCCTCTACCACAAACGACGGGAAAGTCTCTCGCATCGTCCCATTTATACGGGAAGGGGCCGGCGTCGTTACAACTCGTGGACACGTACATTACGTTGTCACAGAATTTGGAGTTGCTTCATTGCGCGGTAAAAGCATCCGCGAGCGGGCACTTGAACTTATTCGCGTAGCGCACCCGAAATTTCGTAATCACCTGCTTCAAGAAGTCCGCAAGCATTACTGGGTACCGCATTATCAACAGCAAAGCCCGGTCGATGTGCCAGAGCTTGGCGACATTGGCTTCAAAAAACTACAAATCAATGGCGAGAGTTTTGACTTACGTCCGTTATACCCGTCGGATGAACGTCGTCTGCAGGAGTTTTTCTACTCGCACACCAAAGAAACGCTGCAATTGCGATACAACGCCGTGCCCACCAGCATGAGTCGTGAAAAGTCCTGTAACTTAGTCAGCGTCGATCAGTCCAAAGACTTAGCACTTTGTATCGTTCACCAGAAAGGCTCTGCGGTGCAAATTCAGGCGGTTGGGCGTTACTACTATATCGAGTCGCAAAATAGCTGTGAGGTCGCTTTTGTCACTCGCGAGAAATACCAGGGCCGCGGCATGGCGGGCAAGCTCTTAGATGAAATGATCCGCATAGCACGGGAACGTGGCCTGGACAGTATGCAAGCCTACGTATTAGCTGCCAATAAACCAATGCTGAGTGTGTTTGAACGGGGCGGCTTTAAGCGCCTCCCCAGTGAAGAGCCCGGTGACGTTTTGCTAAAACTCGACCTTAAAGAGGGCAGTGAATAA
- a CDS encoding tetratricopeptide repeat-containing diguanylate cyclase has product MYENNNKWAQFGATLSLLLLLSFAVKANQTPIENINGVPVDIAMENRLDEYLTTVGDEGVDSKAVLFGMIEAISKDTPVATRARALSYETFWYYYEKEKELAFDKLDELLALAENTELADVKAEALATQVELLQFEGKYGEAFLLLSDIEIHLSRARIPRVRYYAHNLISRVYADWNRYDDALRHLLSAQEAVNETNNERTPIRQQFLDYSIAIIQTELKNWKGSLKTINKAIESAKENGLEYDLPDFFLHKSYVEAGMGDRDASLESLRKAYDVAKKDERIYLLPTILNNFGDHYMYEKEWEKARSHLLEALELAEEVEDVRLAQTIHFNLGFVDVHQGNTETGLQEMREAVQFYRDEEIKTEVEAMLGELAEAYEFAGQYQNQAEALKQQMTLSKELYQNDQQKNLANLQQLYESKDKEQQIELLERQNELKEQLLEINQQRNMIWLLLGIVAVFAAVFVFIMYRKARKANLRLKAANTMLADQSLKDPLTGLWNRRALQKEMDERKKHGERRDAAIQSDGLILLDLDFFKRINDKYGHAAGDAVLAEVSRRLQMVCRDSDKLIRWGGEEFLFLVRNIDDENLKEMSERILNELAKKPIRFEGHEISVTTTIGFIRLPFSGVSENQMDWEKVLQVADMALYMGKAHGRNRACGVTELHVSYEDARAVLEKDLSEALSNKWISMETIEGPKMPNKDQS; this is encoded by the coding sequence ATGTATGAAAATAACAATAAATGGGCTCAATTTGGGGCTACTTTGTCATTGTTGCTGCTACTTAGTTTTGCGGTAAAGGCAAACCAGACTCCCATAGAAAATATCAATGGTGTTCCTGTTGATATAGCGATGGAAAATAGGCTTGATGAATATTTAACGACCGTTGGCGATGAAGGCGTTGATTCAAAAGCTGTGCTCTTTGGTATGATTGAAGCAATATCAAAGGACACTCCTGTTGCGACAAGAGCTCGAGCGTTGAGTTATGAGACTTTTTGGTATTATTATGAAAAAGAAAAGGAACTGGCTTTTGATAAGCTGGATGAACTTTTAGCTCTTGCCGAAAATACAGAGTTAGCGGATGTAAAAGCAGAAGCGTTAGCAACTCAGGTCGAGCTGCTGCAGTTTGAAGGGAAGTACGGCGAGGCTTTTCTGCTGCTCAGTGATATTGAAATTCATCTTTCCCGGGCCCGTATCCCAAGGGTTCGATATTACGCACACAATCTTATTTCCCGTGTTTATGCAGATTGGAATCGTTACGACGATGCACTCAGGCATTTGTTGTCGGCTCAAGAAGCGGTAAATGAAACGAATAACGAACGAACGCCTATTCGTCAGCAATTCCTCGATTACTCCATTGCGATTATTCAGACGGAGCTCAAAAACTGGAAGGGCTCGTTAAAGACCATCAACAAGGCAATAGAAAGCGCAAAAGAAAACGGTCTGGAATATGACTTGCCTGACTTCTTTTTACATAAGTCCTATGTTGAAGCAGGCATGGGCGATCGGGATGCTTCGCTGGAGTCTTTGCGAAAGGCTTATGATGTTGCTAAGAAAGATGAGCGTATCTATTTGTTGCCGACAATTTTGAATAACTTCGGCGATCATTACATGTATGAAAAGGAATGGGAGAAAGCCCGAAGTCATTTACTAGAGGCGCTGGAGCTTGCTGAAGAAGTTGAAGACGTGAGGTTGGCTCAGACCATACATTTTAATCTAGGGTTTGTTGATGTACATCAAGGGAATACAGAAACCGGTCTTCAAGAGATGAGAGAGGCGGTTCAGTTTTACCGAGATGAAGAAATAAAGACGGAAGTCGAGGCTATGTTGGGTGAATTGGCGGAAGCGTATGAGTTCGCTGGTCAATATCAAAATCAAGCGGAAGCGCTGAAACAACAAATGACATTGTCTAAAGAACTTTATCAAAATGATCAACAGAAAAACCTGGCGAATTTGCAACAACTGTATGAAAGCAAAGACAAAGAGCAGCAAATTGAGTTATTAGAGCGTCAAAATGAACTTAAAGAGCAGTTGTTGGAAATAAATCAACAGCGCAACATGATTTGGTTGTTACTTGGAATCGTGGCGGTATTTGCTGCGGTTTTCGTCTTTATTATGTACCGCAAAGCCCGGAAGGCGAATTTACGCCTGAAAGCCGCGAACACTATGCTGGCAGATCAGTCCTTAAAAGATCCTTTAACCGGCTTATGGAATCGTCGAGCATTGCAAAAGGAGATGGACGAGCGCAAAAAGCACGGAGAGCGTCGGGATGCAGCTATACAATCAGACGGTTTAATTCTCCTTGACCTCGACTTTTTCAAACGCATCAATGACAAGTATGGTCACGCAGCGGGCGATGCTGTTTTGGCCGAGGTGAGTCGCCGCTTGCAAATGGTTTGTCGAGACAGTGATAAGCTCATTCGTTGGGGCGGCGAGGAGTTTTTATTTCTGGTTCGCAACATCGATGACGAGAACCTAAAAGAAATGAGTGAACGAATACTGAACGAGTTGGCGAAAAAGCCGATCAGGTTCGAAGGTCATGAAATATCAGTAACAACCACTATCGGTTTTATTCGCTTGCCTTTCTCGGGTGTATCCGAAAACCAAATGGACTGGGAAAAAGTACTGCAGGTTGCTGATATGGCCTTGTACATGGGTAAGGCGCATGGCCGCAATCGGGCCTGTGGAGTCACTGAGCTGCATGTCTCTTACGAAGATGCTCGGGCAGTATTGGAAAAGGACTTATCTGAGGCTCTTAGCAACAAATGGATATCGATGGAAACCATAGAAGGTCCGAAGATGCCGAATAAAGATCAGTCATGA